The sequence below is a genomic window from Setaria italica strain Yugu1 chromosome IV, Setaria_italica_v2.0, whole genome shotgun sequence.
CTTCATTACATTTCTTTTTGAATGCCACAAAAAATTCTTAAAAATAGAGAACGTATAGAGTTGCTTTGGGTGTCCCGGGAGTACTACCAATCTACAATGTTTTTCTTAATTATCGCGAAGCTGAAATTAACTTAGATATTTGACACTGGAGTTAGTATTCGTTGCGAACATCTATTATGTTATCTTCAGTAATTTTCCAGCAAATTAAACCCATGTATAGAAATTAATACATTCATTAGAGGGAAAAAAACAAAGTGCACGTATACATATTGATAAATTACTTACCACTGCCATTGTTAAAGAGCCTAAAAAGATAAAAAGGGCGATATAATTTGCATATGTAAGTTTGTTTTGTACTACCCTAAATACATTTACAATAAGTGAGTTTGAACTGCAATGCTAGCCATGTAATTATTATATGAGCTTCCCCGCCAGCGGAGAGTAATTGGCTATGGAGATATTTTCAGGAGGAGTAGAAGTCTTTcggtttttttttcccttttgcctCCCCTATTGTAAGGACAAACAAGTGAGATCGAGGTAGGCGTGGTCCTCTCTCTAACTATTATGATCTCGTACCATGTACTccttccatcctaaattatagatcgttttgatatTTCTAAATTCTAACTtctgctatgcatctagatatacacttatttttcaaaatatataCTAAAATATACGTATTTATAATaattaaaatgatctataatttgggaacTTTGCGTGCTAATGAGACAACTTGTTATTGGGCTCTGGCTTCTACTAGCTGCCAGATGTTTCTAGAGTTTTCTTAACTAGAGATAAGCAAAGCATGGTGAATAGTAGACGGCATGTGCATGCATTGCATGTGTACTGTGTGATCTTGGGAGTACTGACTTGTTAGGTGCATCCGTGCATGGCCATTGACGCTGGAGCAGTGAATGAATTAACCGGAATAATAATGCATGGCATGGTAGCTCTGACGACTGACGAGCCAGCCATGCGAAAGAAAATCTTGAAAGGCCCACACACCACGACCCTGTGGCCTGTGGGGTGTGGTAGATCCAGCGCTCTGCAGGTGTGCATTTTGCATGGACTTCACGTACTCGTGTCTCCTGGACCTCCACGACTCGTGCACCCTGCTCAGACAGTTTCCAATACCATCTGCtctttctattttattttctttccatCCAGAAACCCAGGATATATAAATTAATTTATGATTTCTATCAATGTAGAGCAGTATTAGGGCCCAGGGCTACAGCTCCAGCTTCTCATGCGGCTCCAGCTGAGGCTCTGTCAAACAGTTTGGTCAAAAATAACTCCACACCTGGAGCATTagagaggagccggagccgttttacaTGGAGAAGCTGGAGAGAAAAATAGGCTAGGATAAGATCTTCCAACTTACATTTTAACTATTCGTTTATCTTATTATATTATTTGTGGTTATAAACTTAAGATCATTAGAATGTATTATAAAAGTTAAAATATATTGATTAAATTATTAGGCAAAGTCATACATTTTGGTTATTATAGGATTTGTTCATGACATCTTGATGCAAACGTACGGATTGCTCGCAAGCTAACATCCGTACGTGTGCACCCTTATTCCTATTTTCATCACCTTCCTCTCGTAAAATTCCGGTCCATGAAATACTACGCAGGACGCGTGGTTGTTTGCGTTTAAGCCCTTGGTGTTACTCGCTCTGTCGCGTCTGCAACGCTGTTTTCCTATTTTGGTCTTAGTTGATTTAACACAAGCTGTTCTTTCAAAGAGGACCTTGGACGTACAAGTCATCACCTCACTGGCCCACAGGTACCTATCCGCAATGTGCAGATGCCCGTACGTGCCCCTTTTGCGTACACGATTACACGTGTTCCCTCTGGGTCATCCATTGGTTACTGATCGCAGCAGTTGGCGATGAGGCATCGTTCTCGCCGATTAACTGGCTAATCCCTGGTCACAGCTAGCTAGGGGCTAGGGCGACGACAGCGACACATCCTcaaccaaatacgtactgcatttcttctctctttttctttttcttttctttttggtgtTTGTAATAATTCGCCGCCGAATACCTGAATTTATTTGGAATCTTGGCCACGTCGTTTTCGAAGCAGGCTGGCGATACGGAGTTCGTCGATCGGCGTGAAATCGTAGAGGCGTCACGGCTAACTTTCAGAAAATTGATTGGGATTAGCCTCTTGGTAACGAAAATTGAAATTCAATTGGCGCCGTGCTAACTTTCAGTTACGGGTACCCATCCATGGATCCATCTTTGACCCGGACCCGCCCTTTCCCTTTTTCGAGCCACCTTAcgtcatgttttttttttcgaatcacacgTTACAGACGCAGTGTACATACATTCGTCCCTGCGAACATTTGCACACAACTCTACTTCTACGAGCACATTCGAAAGGCTGAGCCGATAATAAATACTCTAGATTGATGAAGTCATTGCTAACGTCTTACTATCAACGAGCATGTCTCCTACCGTTGAAAAGATAGCGCTGGTGAAATCCtcaaataaatttagaaaaatgcgCAATTTTGTGGTTCCACTCGACTATTTTGGCTCGAGTTATTACGTAATAGGGTGGATGATGAGCCGGTTTTGGTTCATTATAGCTTGTTTGATATCGAGCTAGTTCAGCTCGGTTCGTTAAGCTTAACATGCTGAAAATTGAGTTTGGCTTTGTTCATATGTAAAGGTTACGCCGGGTAGTTATTGCTGTTCTTCTTGTCGAACATGGTAACGTGTATGAGATTCCCGTCTGCCTTTCTCACACTCGGATACACTAGGTTgatcattttttctctctcgaaAGAATAGCCTATCATCTGTTTTTGTGTATCCATCCATCAGTGGCAGCTTCGTccagctgatttttttttaattaaggaaaaCAACCGGCCTCGACAATTCGCGATTCGTCCAGCTGAATAGTCGTCGAATTCAAATTTGTCCAAAGGTGGGAAGTCAGGAAACTCAGGCTGGTTGGCGCCATAAATTggtgcatcatcatcatcatctcgcACGCGGATGTGTAGCAGCAGCAGAGCGCAATTGACGGATTCAGATTGGATTACCGTATCTCGTATGCAAATGCAGCTGAGGTGGGGCCCGCGGTGAGGAACAGCCTGCCTAGCTGGCAAGACGAAGAGGTAACTGCGGGTGGGCCCCGCGCACGCTGCACGGCACACGCATGCATGTGCACGCGCCCGGCCAAAAATATCTCCCTCGCCGCGCGCACGTACTCTACGTAGCAGGCGGcagagccccgccgccgcgctacGGCCTACACGGCGGCGACGCACGCGGCAGGCGAGCTGAGGCCTGAGGTCCACCGACCGGACCGGACCagaccgtacgtagcatgagcGAGCGAGAGTCTGCTTCACCGCACAGCACAGCAGCTGTGTCAGCTGCTGCAGTGGCCGGCCGGCGATCGGCGGAGATCAATCAGATCAGACGAGAGGTAGGCGACGGCCGGGAGCCCAGGAGGAGGACATCGGAAGGGAAGGGATCAGATCAGGGGAGCGCAACGCAGGCAGCGTTGGCTTGGCTGCCGCTCTCGCGTCCCGTCTCGTCGCGGCATAAATGCAGCGGCGACGGGTTGGTTGGCGCCATAAAAGCCACCACCCCCCTCCTCTACTCCTCCACCCTCTCCTCTACCTACTAGTCCAGCCCATCCATCCCCTTTGCATTGCAGCTTTGCTACCGCTTCTCCTCTCACCACCCCCTGCGTCGCCGCCAATTAATTCGCTCCTCGTCACCGGCCTCCCCAACCGCACCGCCGCACCCGCGATCGCAAGGATTCAGGGCCGGCTGGAGGTTTGAGCTGCTGCGTGCTCTCTCTCCAGGCGCAAGCAGGCATGGATTCGTCGGCCGCGTTCCTGCAGCACCAGCCGCAGCGGAGCTCCAGCAACGTGTCGCTGTCGTCGCTCGCCAggaccggcagcggcggcgggagcgccgCCCGCGGGAGGGGCGCCACCAGGGGCAGGAGGATGATGCGCAGGGTCTGCCGCGGCGTCATCACCTTCATCTTTGCCATCGGTACGGCCCCCCTCCCACGCGCTTTCCTTCCTACTACTtgcagcttgctcctcctctcttcccttCCCCTCCTCTTCACTCCTCCGTTAATTACTCCTTCCTGAACAAATTCTGCTCGATTTCACGCCGCCCTTCCTCTGATATATCTTGCCAGCCAAATTCGGTGGCCGATTTCACCCAAATCTCTTCTTCATGATATTATTAACTCGGTTTCAAAACTAGATCATACTAGGATTTGTTAAAAATTGCCCAAACTTGTAAACCACCGTCCTTTTCCTCGCACCACTGCGCATAGAATCTCTGATCCCTGAAACAACAAACTATTACTTCTTCCCCACCACTGAAACTAGCAGATTTTTAGGTTACATTGTTACAGCATAAGGATCGATGGCTTTGGTTTCAGCTTAATTTGGCGCAGTGATTCTAGGATACAATCTTttatctacttttttttttttgctgcacAAGTCTATGCCTGCACGTTGACGCTGCGAATTGATTCATCTGAAAGCACTGAAGAAGTAAGTAATCTAACTCATTTGATGCGTGCATGCAGCTGGTCTGTTCCTGGGCGCGGTGACCGGCGGCCTCATCGGGCTGGCCACCGAGAGCGGGCTGTTCCGCGGCACCGGCATCGGCGCCATCACCGGCGCCCTCGTCTCCATCGAGGTCGTCGACTCCTCCATCCGCCTCTGGCAGGCCCGCCGCTCCGGGATCTGGAGCATCCTCTATGTGGTAAGCACTCATCACTTGCTAATCACTCAGGATGGATAGTATGGATGGATGATTAGTTAGTTGACGACAGTCTGATCTGAAGGCACTAGCAAGCAGGTAGCTAGCCAAGCACAAGAAGCATGTAGTAGCTGGGAGTAGGACAGCAACTCGTAACTGCATACCTGCTTGCTTGCGTGCGCTTGCTTGTTCCTGTGTGCATGTCGGCATGCGTTGCTGATTTGTTGTTAGTTTATATGCATGGATTGTATTGCCGGTGTTTCTTTAGGTGGCTAATGACGTCTTCAAGACTGCAGCTCAAGATCcagctggattttttttcttctttctgaaCAATTCCTGCCTGCACAATTCTTGTGGAATTACTACTGTGTTGCTGGCTTGCTACTCACAGTCAGACTGAGTTTTTCCTACCTTACCAGCTAGTAGGATATTTGTAGCCTACACAACACATGATCTATACTCATCTTGATCATGGCAATAGCCTTATGTGATTTGCAGTAGCTCATGAAAAGGGCACTCTATATATTATTGCATGAACGTGGTCTTGATGCAGCATCTCTGAACTGAACATCTCTTGTGCCATTGAATGGGTATCCTGCCTTAATTTTCTCTGACGAGCCTAACACGTGCAAATGCGCGATGCAGCTGAACGTGATCTACAGCCTCCTGACCGGCAGGCTCGTCCGCGAGAAGGTCGACCCGGCGGTGCAGCGAGTGGTCCGGAGCCAGGTCTGTTGGTCCATAGATCATGTGCTTCTCTGAATCAATGCGATTGTGCAATGCTTCGTGTTCCATCCCTGACAGTGGCTGGCATTGCAGATGAACGCGGTGGACTCGTCGCCGTTCAGGGAGCCGCCGGACCTGTTCGAGGTGGAGGCCACCAACGGCATGCCGCGGGCCTCCATTGACAAGCTCCCCGAGTCCTGGATCACCGAGGAGTACAAgcgcgacggcgtcggcgaccTCTCCGGCTGCTCGGTCTGCCTCCAGGTCCGGAGAAACTCTGAACATCTCTGCTCTAGCTCATTCCTCATTGCCTTAAGATCGATCACATTCAGACAAAAGAATGCTGCATGGATTTGATATGCAAGTGTGCTGAAAATTTCTTCCATCCGTCTTGGATGTTGCCATTCATTTGTGCAGGATTTCCAGGTCGGGGAGAAGGTGCGGAGCTTGCCAGACTGCTGGCACGTGTTCCACGTGCCGTGCATCGACGGCTGGCTGATCAAGCACGGGTCCTGCCCGCTCTGCAGGAGGAAGCTCTAGACGCCCCCCGACGCCATGGATGCATGCTTGCTTGCTCGCTGCGAGTTGATCGATGTGCCCTGTGCCACACTGCTTCCTAGGATGAGgagaggagctggaggaggaggaagagactGACATCTATAGAACCCTTAATTTATAGAGtttttgcttcttctttttttgctgctgctgcttgtacGTGTTCTTCTTctacttttctttttgcatcTTTTTTGATCTATAATATCTTCCTCGCTCGTTCGTTCTCTCCTGATCATGTAATAtactactgctgctgcttctgcctCTGAAAACCCTTGGACGACCGGTCGGCTTGTGCTTCGATCCATCGTCTCTGGACTGTGATCTGGTGTAATATATTACCGACTTGTAGTCACATCATGGCACTTGGACATGCTTATCATCTTGCCGTGCTTATTGTCTTCTTGAAATCTCGTCTCGTCGTTTCAGCTTTGTCACTCGTCAGGGTAAAGTTTTGCAAATTCAACGATGAACAGGAAAAGAAATGTGAGGTGAATGGTAGTGAATGTATGTATGTGTTCTGAGCTTCAACTTGCCTTTTGCAAGCAAACGATAGTGATATGGAAGCAAGAAAGCTTACCCCttgaaaatatattttcctTCTTGTTCACCAGTGAATTGCTTTGGCAAGGACTGCACATTGGCAATCTCATCTACAACAAGAGCCCTTCGTAGCAATTTCACCTTATCACCAAACAGCGACACAATATCATCTTGTTGATCCTTCTTCCACCCTGGTAATGAAAAAAGGCGTCAAGAAAGGTCAGGGGAAAgttgctttaccaatcctggaCTTGATACAAGCGGCATGCCAGCAAAACATCCAAAAAGAACTAACTGTTAGTCTTATAGCAACAACAAACAATACTGGCCGTAATGGACTACTCAATTCATACTGATGTTGTCAAAATGGTGTAGCCTAGATTTTAGCACAGCAGAGTTGTACTCTCCTTTGCTTATAAGCAAATGCAATTCACAGTTCGTCCCACAGGCTTATAAATAGGTTCACCAAGTGTTTAGCAACAATTCCCTAGTACTGCTGATTCTTTTGCTGCAAAATCAGAACTTTTTGTACAGTGAAATTGTTGCTACGATGTTGCTTGAAGGCTAACATTTAGTACCCAGTAATTGCAAATTGCATTGAGAATTTTTCAGTAAGACTATATTGGTTCCAACCCCTTTTTTCTGAACAGGGGTTGGTTCCTGAGATTGACGTGGTACTGGAACCTAAGCAGTTAGCATCCTCAAACTCAAATCTGTATGGGACAAAAAAGTGGAGGCATGAATATTACATCATGTAGCACCTTATTGTGGTTAGTAAATGGAGCACCCCAAGTCGGAAGCAGGTGAATGTTACATTTATTTAAACATTAGTAATTCTGACCATTCCAGAATTAAAGCTATCGTCATATGGTGGGCAGCACCAACAATAGCAGATGATCTTGTGCAGAATTAAAGCAAGTAATTAATAGCAAAATAGGATGGAAATAAAAGATATCGATCGCTAGTATCTTGGAGACCGTGGGTACATGATGTCTGTCTGCAGTTGCAGAGACCATGCATTTTATTGCACATAAACAGGTGCAAACGTGACATGATTAATTTGCTTATCCATCCACAAGCAGCGGGCAATGAATTGATCAGTAATTCAGTACTATTAAAAGGGCTGGGCTACTCCGACCCACTCCGGTGTATTGGCACGcgggggttaaaatttagtccctatcacatcggatgtttgatactaattaggagtattaaacatgggttaattacaaaactaattgcacaatccctagattaaatcgcgagacgaatctattaagcctaattagtccatgatttgacaatgtggtgctacagtaaccattcgctaatgatggattaattaagcttaatagattcgtctcgcgatttagcctaggagttctgctattagttttgtaattagctcatatttagtcatcctaattagcatcccaacatctgatgtgataggactaaagtttagcccctgtctcccaaacacccccgctTGATACTCTCCCGCTTGGTCCTCTTCCCGCTTCCTTGATCCTCTCCCGTGTATACCTCTCCTCGCTTCCTATGAGCGATTGGATCGATGTGGGTGGACGCCGGGAGCCAGGCGAGGGGAGGCGTCAGGGAGAGCGGGCTTTGCCGCGCCATCGTTGGTTGGAGCGAACCGGCTATTTCATCATCTCAGTATTAGGTGACGCTGCCGCACTATGTACATGTACAACGCGATGCCTGAATGGGCCAAACACGCTGTTAAAAGATCAATACACTATGCACGCCACCAATGAGATCCAGCTTTCAGTTTCGCAAGTTCTTTGTTCAAGCTCACATATCACATGCATACAGATATATGATTGCATCCTTTGCCTAAATAAAGATATATACATGTGAACCAAATAAACTGTGTACTTGCTACATAACCAATAGGATCCAGTTTCAGTTTTACTTTACTAGCAGAAGCGCGCGCGCGCACTAGCAGTAAGTGACCTTCAGATGTACCAGTCCAAACAGCATTTACCAGGAACAGCAATTCCACTTCGCCAGTGGTCAATAAAACAACAGCTTTAGATGCAGTACCGAGTCAAAACATTATACATACACTTGACACCATCAGTTAAATAAGTTACTCCTCCTTTTGGCTGCTTATTATTATTCCatatacataatatatatatgcaCTAGGGTTAATTCCAGCAATCGGAACGGACACATGCTTGCCTTTCCAGGTGACCGCGGAGCATCATCAATTTAGACAACAGAGAACCAACCTATTGACTCGAGCCAACCTTGACACGTACATTACTGTGATGGGATTAAAGGACACCGGAACGGGAGAGGAGCTTCTCTGCCTCTCCTATTTCTTTACAGCGTTGAGTGGATGGGTGGGGTGGTCTTGGCCGACACATCATTATATAACACATTAGACACAAGGAAAAATAACCTCCTTCAGTCAGGCGTGTCGTCTCGGTGAGGCAGGCACTCCTCTAGTCACGTTGGTGTGAGCGTGTTGCTGCGCATGCTGGCGCCGCCACCTCGCAGGGAAAGAGCGGGACCTCGGTGAGTGCTCGCCCTACTTACGAGGCTCGAGTCAAGGAACACTACTATGACTGTTATGTCATCGTGGAAGTGGCGGCGGACACCCCGCTCGATCTTCTTGAGGTCCGAGTACCTCATCTCTCTTTTCTTGGCTGCTTCTTGCAGTGCCGCTCTTATCAGCTTCCTAGCGCAGCCCTGAAAGATGAAAGATCAAATGAATCATCAGGGGCTGCAATTATATCTTCTGTTAGCTAAGAACAACTGTAATGCACTCAACTTTCTTACAAAAACCTTCCTAAAGAAACTCTCATAAGTTGGATTTATTCACTAAGGAGTTAAGGAAAAACAGAATTTGCTGCATCAGGATTTGCAGAGCCTTTCTACGAAGATTTCAGCACACATACATTTTCCATTGGCTAATCAAGGTGAAGGGAAAAAATGATGCTATGCTTCCAGGATAGGAACCAGAACTTCAAACCACTGTTTCTATTTTCTACCTTGCATGCAAAGGTAGTCGATCATTATTTTGCCAGTAATGCAATCCCTATGTTTTGTTTATACACATTTCTAAACAAATGCTAAGTGCCCAAGAACCATGTTCCTTTTTACTATTGTAAACCAATCAATGATATTTGCAAGTTATTTCCTCATTATTCTTCAAGGATGCAAGTCATACTAGTGTAAGCCAATTCTGCACTTGGCAAATTCCCCATGTGATCTTGAGCACATAGTCCATGTCCCAACAACACAAGGTAGTAGCAAGTCAATTCTTGAGTTTGTTGGAATATGAATACAATAATTTTAAGACaggtttatatttttttattcatgaACAGAAGAACTAATCTGAAATAGCAGACCCATGAGGTTGCACATGATAGCAGTAGAATGTCAAGTATTGTATGTTATCATGTTAGCTTCATACACACATGCCAAGAGTAACTTACATTGCGAGGGCTACTTTGAACAATATCAACAGCCTCTTGGTTGGTTAAGTGCTCCCAAAGTCCATCAGATGCAAATATGAGAAACTGATCATGTGGTTGTAGTGGTTGCACACTGATTGATGGCTCCGAACTTAGTATAGGCTTGCTAAAAGGTTCGCGGAGGCGAAATTTTGCATATAGAGGTTCCTTGTTGAACTCTTGCTTTTTCAGGTAAGCATCACCGATTGATCTGCAAACCTGTAACATGCAAGAGAAACTCAACACTTAAAGAATATGGCAGTTTAGGAGGTATTTTCAAATCTGTTTTTTCTAATACTGATATTTTCAAATCTGTTAGCTGTTAAACATACAAGAAAAGCTTATCACATATCTGAGCATGTTATCATAATATGGGCATGTCACAGGATAGGTGGGGATTAGATTCGATCCCTCCATGGAGCAGATTGGCAAGACATTAAACGCAAATCCAAACAAGCGTGGAGAGCGGAGGTTAAGGAGGACTAAAGATCAAAATATTTTTACACTAATAAAAAGTTACATTAACCGATGAAAATAAACCTAAATGAACATGTTCACCAAAAACTTCCGTAGTAATAGTAACTAATGAGGAAGAACTTAATGATGTTAATGCTACTACATACTTCAGGCACTAACAATGCATAACAATCCAATTCCTAAGCTCCCTTCATAAGAGAATAGGACGGGTGCCATAATCATTCACAACACAAAGGAGTATCTTGCATAAATGAATATAAGGTTATTTTAGTTGTTGCCACCTACAACTACTTGGTTTTGTCATCCAAAGGCATACATGAATGGTGTCATTTAGTAAACAGCATTAACTGATAAGGAGAATACCAATAGTTCAAGGCAATGTAACTCTAGATATATGGCACCGAAGCCATATAATCAATTAAGAGGGAAGGGGGTGCGAGCCTGCACTGAGTCTGAGCTGGGCTCTGCCGCGGCAGGTTGGAGTGGGCACAGCTAGTGCACTGACCAAACAAGCTAACACTCATTCACTATGCAACAAAACAGGTGCATCTATTGCCAGTATGGAAATGAGCAATATAAGATGATAGCCTAACAAAACCTGAAAGCTACGAATGTTTCTCAGTTACAGAAGACACACCTGAATTAGTCCTTTTACACGCCAAACATTGTGCTTGAGAACAACAATATGCCTATCTTCCGGGTGCATTGACTGCAGTTCCTTTCTCACTGACTCAATACTTACGTTATGCTCTGCTGACAGTTGGACAGCCAAAACTTCTCCAGTGGCCTTAACATGTCTTCCTAAAACAACACGGGAATCCCCAACATTGGCAACATAAAGCATGCCACCGCAGATTACACCGACCAGGCAGCATGAGCCAACAGCCGCTATCTGAGGCTTTACAGGCCACTGTTTGGTAACAACAGAGAAGAATCCATCTTCTGTAGCTTCATACGCTTTCTTCAGTACATCAGCAGACATTGAATTCTGCTCAGATGCAAACCCTGCAATAcgatccatgaaataatggattaAACCACTGGATTTGCTCCCTTTAAGTGGAACTGAATGAAAATAATGCTAAATCATGGTACTACAAGGTTAGCAAGTTACTTTTCAGATTCTGGAAGAGATGATCGTTGATGTAGCAAGCCGTCTCTGGACCACCATGTCCATCGTAAACACCAACGAAAGTGCCATATGGTCCAGAATCTAGGAAGCTCAATGGGCCTGACTCAATCTGACACTGGTCCTCAAGTAAGTTATTGGCCTGGACAACAGCCATGGAGAATTCCCCATTGACATGCTGTCCGGTATCCTTGTACCATAAAAGTCCATCCTGCCTACCAGCAACATCTGAGCCTGTTCGGGCATGCCGGTTCGATGACGGTCGCCAGCACGCCCGTAACAAGTTCATCAATGTCACTAGCATCCCTCATCAGTCATCCCTCTCCCACGTACGCCTTCGAGTTCGCTTCATCTGTGGTCCAAGAAAAGCGCGGCTGGGCTTCTCAGCACGCCAATGTTTTTCTTCCTTTGTCCTGAAACAAAATCAGCTAGAAATGAGCCAAACATAGCTACAGCTTATGGACAATTCTCAGAAGCCCATTGATTCGAAACCTCTCCGTATGTTCAATGATAACAACGCCTTTCGgtcattattttctttctttcatgtcAGTTAGCAATAACGTTACAGGTATCATATCAATGTTGGCAAAGCTGCTCAACTACAACTCTTAGGCTTGAAATCTCCTTCGTATGACTAGACTAGAAGTGGGAATAAACAACACATGCCCTTTGAACGACTGTTCAAAGCTAATATTTGGCTTATAAATACTGAAAATCTAACAACAAATGCAGAACTTTGAAGTATTTCTTCTATCGGataaaaccaaacaaatgaTAGGCATGTAAATGGCAATCAAAACCAATACCCAGTAAATGTAATTGTACAAAGCCCCATCCCCTCGGGTAAATTGCAAAGATCCCTCGGGCCTCATTTATACCAACACGCAGATCAACGGTACCATCAAACAGGGAGGTAACGGAGACACCATAATTCACACATTAATTCCCCCGAAAATCCTCTATCCCCCTCCGTTCAATCGCGCAGGCGCTTCCCACATATGGCAGGCAGCCCGTCAATTCGAGGAACCAAGCGCAATTTCCTAGCCCGG
It includes:
- the LOC101765019 gene encoding NEP1-interacting protein-like 1; this encodes MDSSAAFLQHQPQRSSSNVSLSSLARTGSGGGSAARGRGATRGRRMMRRVCRGVITFIFAIAGLFLGAVTGGLIGLATESGLFRGTGIGAITGALVSIEVVDSSIRLWQARRSGIWSILYVLNVIYSLLTGRLVREKVDPAVQRVVRSQMNAVDSSPFREPPDLFEVEATNGMPRASIDKLPESWITEEYKRDGVGDLSGCSVCLQDFQVGEKVRSLPDCWHVFHVPCIDGWLIKHGSCPLCRRKL
- the LOC101765411 gene encoding probable protein phosphatase 2C 60, translated to MLVTLMNLLRACWRPSSNRHARTGSDVAGRQDGLLWYKDTGQHVNGEFSMAVVQANNLLEDQCQIESGPLSFLDSGPYGTFVGVYDGHGGPETACYINDHLFQNLKRFASEQNSMSADVLKKAYEATEDGFFSVVTKQWPVKPQIAAVGSCCLVGVICGGMLYVANVGDSRVVLGRHVKATGEVLAVQLSAEHNVSIESVRKELQSMHPEDRHIVVLKHNVWRVKGLIQVCRSIGDAYLKKQEFNKEPLYAKFRLREPFSKPILSSEPSISVQPLQPHDQFLIFASDGLWEHLTNQEAVDIVQSSPRNGCARKLIRAALQEAAKKREMRYSDLKKIERGVRRHFHDDITVIVVFLDSSLVSRASTHRGPALSLRGGGASMRSNTLTPT